The DNA region CTCCTCTCGACGTCATCTCGGCCGGCCGGCGCGCGACCAGTGGCGCAGCATAGCCGGTTGCGGGTCGAGCGGCTGCGGCCAGTAGCGACCCGAAGGAGGAGGCCATGGCTTTCGAATTCAGCGTATCGGACATCATGCCTGCGACGCCCCAGGTGATCTACGATGCCTGGCTCGACGGCAAGCGGCATGCCGCGATGACGGGCGGCCATGCAGCCACGGCCTCGAAGCGCAAGGGCGGGAAGATGACGGCGTGGGACGGCTATATCGAGGGCCGCAATCTCGAGCTCGAACCCGGGCGCCGCATCGTCCAGTCCTGGCGCACCACGAAGTTCACCAAGGACGACCCGGATTCACAGATCGAGGTGCTGCTGGAGCCCGTTGCTAACGGCACCAGGGTCACGCTGCGCCACAGCAAGGTTCCAGACGGCCATACGAGCTATCGGGACGGCGGTTGGCAGAAGAGCTATTTTGCGCCGATGAAGCGCCATTTCGCGTCGTTGGGGTGAGACGGCCACGTTGGGATCGCGACCGTCTCGGTCGCCCTTCTCCCCGACGTGGTGGCCTCGACGTTCGCAAGGGCGGGCGAGACGCCCGCGGTCCCAGTGCCCGCGGTCCCAGCGCCCTGGGCGTCCAGCAAGATAAGGAGCATCGATGCTGAAGGTCTGGGGACGGCGCAACTCGTTCAATGTGCAGAAAGTCATGTGGCTCATCGGCGAATTGCGCCTGCCGCACACCCATATCCCGGCCGGCGGCGATTTCGGACTTCTCGACACGCCGGAATTCCTGGCCATGAACCCGCATGGCCGCGTCCCGGTGATCGACGATGACGGCGTCATCGTCTGGGAATCGCATGCCATCCTGCGTTACCTTGCGGCCGTCTACGGCAAGGGGAGTTTCTGGGCCTCGGATGCGGTGGCGCGCTCGCAGGCGGATCGCTGGATGGACTGGTCGCAGACGGTGCTGCAGCCCGATTTTCTCAACGGCGTGTTCTGGGGCTATTACCGCACACCCGAGGCGCAACGCGACTGGCCGGCCATCCGCGCCAAGATCGCCGCCTGCGCCCGGCATTTTCGCCTGCTGGAGGCGATGCTCGCCGAGCCACACTATCTCGGCGGCCCTACGCTCTCGCTCGCCGATATCGCGGCGGGGACGGCGCTCTACCGCTATTTCGAGCTCGATATCGAGCGCCCCGACATCCCGAAGGTCGAGGCCTGGTACCGGCGCCTGCAGGAACGCCCCGCCTATCGCGAGCACGTCATGATCGCGTTCCAGGATCTGCGCGGCAAGCTCGATTACTGAACTGACGGCTCAATCCATCGCTAGCGCGACGTAGCGCATATCGCCTTGCGCGTTCGAGACATAGAAGAGCGCCGACTTCTTGCCGTCCTTCTTCAGAGCCTCGAGCTGCTTTGCGACATCAGCCGGCGACGAAATCGGCTGCTGGGCGACCTCGACGATGACATCGCCCGGCTGCAGGCGCTTATCGGCGGCGGAAGAGTTCGGATCGACGCTGATCACCACGGCGCCTTTGACGCTGTCCTTGATGTTGTAGCGGCGGCGCAGCTCATCGGTGAGCGGCGACAGGTCGAGGCCGAGCGCCTTCTTGAGCGCCGAGCTGTCATTCGGGGCGGGAGCGAGCGCTGCGACCTTGTCGTCCTGCAACCTGCCGAGCGTGACCGAGACCGTCACCTCCTTGCCGTCGCGAACCACGACCACGTCCACGGCCTTGCCCACCGGGGTGGCTGCCACCATGCGCGGCAGATCACGCGATTCCTTCACCTCGGCGCCGGCAAATTTGACGATGACATCGCCTTTCTTGATGCCTGCCGGCTTCGCGGGGCCGCGATCGTCGATGCCGGCGACGAGGGCGCCGCGCGCCTTGCCGAGGCCGAGCGTCTCGGCGATCGAGTCGTCGACACCCTGGATCTGGACGCCGAGCCAGCCGCGACGCACCTCGCCGAATTGCGTGAGCTGGTCGAGCACGGGCTGCGCCAGGTTCGAGGGAATCGCAAAGCCGATGCCGATCGAGCCGCCGGTCGGCGACAGGATGGCGGTATTGATGCCGATCACCTCGCCGTCGAGATTGAACAAGGGGCCGCCGGAATTGCCGCGATTGATGGCGGCATCCGTCTGCAGGTAATCGTCATAGCTGCCCGAATCGATGTTGCGGTGGCGCGCCGAGATGATGCCGGCCGTGACCGAGCCGCCGAGCCCGAACGGGTTGCCGACCGCCATCACCCATTGGCCGATGCGCATCTTCTCGGAATCGCCGAACTTCACGTATTTCAACGGCTTGTCGGCCTTCACGCGCAGCACGGCGAGGTCGACCTTTGGGTCCTTCCCCACCACCTCGGCCTTCCGCTTCGAGCCGTCGGTGAAGATCACCTCGATCTCGGTCGCTTCGCCGACGACGTGATTGTTGGTGACCACGATACCCGAGGGATCGACGACGAAGCCCGAGCCGAGCGAGTTCGATTTGCGCATGCGCGGCTGCTGCGCATCGCCGCCGCCCTGCCCTCCGCGCCGGCGATTGAAGAAATCGTCGAACAGATCGTCGAAAGGCGTGCTCTGCGAATCGCCCGGCGTCTTGAAGGCGCGCACCGGCTCGGTCGTGGTCGCCGAGATATTGACCACCGCATCGACCACCTCGTCTGCGACGTCGGAGATCTGATCAGGGCCGCGCGCCGCGCTCACCTGCGCCGGGAGGACCATCGCCAGCGTCAAGGCCAGGGCGAGACAGCCGCGTTGCCCCGCACCTTTGCGCCGCGGCTTGGCATCGGCAAGGCGGCTTTGAAGCTTGAACATCAGGTCCATCATCTGTCGATCCCTATCGGCGAAAACGCCTCGATCATCATTGTCAGATAGGCACGGTGCGGAGAAACCGCCAAGATCGCGCTTCTCACAAGCCGGCGACCCTCACAAGGTCGCGCCCTTCACCACAAGCCCGCGCGCCGCGCGAACCAGACCAGCGCAACCCCGCCGACTGCCGCGATAATGCCGGCCGTGCGCAGCTGCCGCTCCCCATGCTCGGAGACCTCACGCATGGCCCGAGCGATGCCGCGCGGGAAGGCCGCAAACAACAATCCCTCGATCGCGAATACGAGGCCGAGGGCAGCAACAAAATCTCTCATATCGCCGCCCGCCCCGTTCCGGCGACGCGTCATTTCGCCGGGGGCGCGGGCGCAGCGCCCGGCGAGGGCGGCTGCACATTGGTGGCGAGGCCCGCAGGGTCATTGAAATAGCGGAAGAAGCTCGATCCGGGCGACAGCACCATTCGCGTCGATTCGGGCTTGAATCCGGTCTCATAGGCCTGCATCGAGCGGTAGAACCCGAAAAAGGCAGGATCGCGGCCGAAGGCATCGGCGAAGATCTTGTTTTTCTCGGCATCGGCCGCACCTCGTATCTCTTCCGATTGCCGATTGGCTTCGCCAGTAATGGATTGGACAGTACGATCGGCATCGGCCCTGATACCGGTGCTGAGCTGAGTTCCTTCGGCCCGAATCTCCTGCGCCTCCCGCTGCCTGGCGCTCACCATGCGGCCGAACACCGCCTCGGTGTTCTTGGCCGGCAGCACCACCTGCCGCAGCCGCAGATCGACGACGTCGATGCCGCGCGACATGACCTGCTGGTTGACCTGGTTGAGCATGCGCCCCTGCAGCTGGCCGCGCTGGTTCTTGACGATGTCCTCCATCTTCGATTCAGCGATGACGCCGCGCACGGCCGCACTCACGACCGCCTGGAGCTGCTGGGTTGCGCCAGCCCTGGA from Rhizobiales bacterium GAS188 includes:
- a CDS encoding Uncharacterized conserved protein YndB, AHSA1/START domain, which gives rise to MAFEFSVSDIMPATPQVIYDAWLDGKRHAAMTGGHAATASKRKGGKMTAWDGYIEGRNLELEPGRRIVQSWRTTKFTKDDPDSQIEVLLEPVANGTRVTLRHSKVPDGHTSYRDGGWQKSYFAPMKRHFASLG
- a CDS encoding glutathione S-transferase, which codes for MLKVWGRRNSFNVQKVMWLIGELRLPHTHIPAGGDFGLLDTPEFLAMNPHGRVPVIDDDGVIVWESHAILRYLAAVYGKGSFWASDAVARSQADRWMDWSQTVLQPDFLNGVFWGYYRTPEAQRDWPAIRAKIAACARHFRLLEAMLAEPHYLGGPTLSLADIAAGTALYRYFELDIERPDIPKVEAWYRRLQERPAYREHVMIAFQDLRGKLDY
- a CDS encoding serine protease Do, which translates into the protein MMDLMFKLQSRLADAKPRRKGAGQRGCLALALTLAMVLPAQVSAARGPDQISDVADEVVDAVVNISATTTEPVRAFKTPGDSQSTPFDDLFDDFFNRRRGGQGGGDAQQPRMRKSNSLGSGFVVDPSGIVVTNNHVVGEATEIEVIFTDGSKRKAEVVGKDPKVDLAVLRVKADKPLKYVKFGDSEKMRIGQWVMAVGNPFGLGGSVTAGIISARHRNIDSGSYDDYLQTDAAINRGNSGGPLFNLDGEVIGINTAILSPTGGSIGIGFAIPSNLAQPVLDQLTQFGEVRRGWLGVQIQGVDDSIAETLGLGKARGALVAGIDDRGPAKPAGIKKGDVIVKFAGAEVKESRDLPRMVAATPVGKAVDVVVVRDGKEVTVSVTLGRLQDDKVAALAPAPNDSSALKKALGLDLSPLTDELRRRYNIKDSVKGAVVISVDPNSSAADKRLQPGDVIVEVAQQPISSPADVAKQLEALKKDGKKSALFYVSNAQGDMRYVALAMD
- a CDS encoding protease FtsH subunit HflC, with amino-acid sequence MSGATRIGALVALVIVLILVSNAAFTVQQTQHALVLRFGDVRRTLSDPGLYFKIPLVESVISVDKRILDLDVAPQTVLEAGQKQLVVDSFARYRIRDPLRFYQAVGSRAGATQQLQAVVSAAVRGVIAESKMEDIVKNQRGQLQGRMLNQVNQQVMSRGIDVVDLRLRQVVLPAKNTEAVFGRMVSARQREAQEIRAEGTQLSTGIRADADRTVQSITGEANRQSEEIRGAADAEKNKIFADAFGRDPAFFGFYRSMQAYETGFKPESTRMVLSPGSSFFRYFNDPAGLATNVQPPSPGAAPAPPAK